agctcaagGACAGCCGACGTGCAgcgatcgaggcgcggcgcgagcaggccgccgagaaCGTGCGtgcagagcgccgcgcctaCGGCCTGCTgtcggacgacgaagaggaggCGGAGCCGATGCACGAAGAGCACGACTTTGAAAACGAAGAGCGCCGGGCGCATGTAACTGTACAGGAATTCGATGTGGACGCAGACTGGCATGCGCCACCACCGCCCAAGGTCACCGAGCAGCTCccgccctcgtcgcgccgtgcggcccGGAAAGAAGCCGCAGTCGCGCCCCAGAAGcccaaggcggcgccgaaTCCCAAGCGCCCGTCGGGCAGCCTCACGGCGATTCTCGAGCCGGACGTGGTCAACGCAGCGCACTATTTGCCTATCGAAGAAGCGCCGAAGCCGGCTccggcgaagcgcgcgcatACCTATCTCTcagccgccgagcgcatgcaggagcgcaaggcccagcgcgagcaTAACCACaagcaggccgagctgcgccgcgagagcaatcgcgcacgcgccaagTCCGGCCCCAAGAAGAAAATCTCCACCACagggcagcgccgcaaatAGCCGTAGATccccgcaagcgccgcgttATTTCCCCACAGATccctggcgcagctgcagcgcttGCGTGATTGCTGAAAAAAAAAATTGCGCGACCCTGTTGTCACCCCGTACGACCAACTTTCTTTGCCACCAACTTTGATACAATGATCTCTGATACCGCGCTTTCTACCGTCTCCAACGTGCTTGGCAGTGGTGCGATGGTCCTGATCGTGGCCTACCACGTACGTGCTTTGCGGCTTACCTAGGTTCTCGCCGTCTCTACCAAGCGCCAGGTCGACACCATGTCggacgctgctgcacgccACAAGTAATTGTGTTGCAGCGATGCGCTAGCATCGCCGCTGCTATGTGCATGCccaggcggccggcgcctgggCCCTTCACCGCTTCATGCGTTGAGTGGCAccggccggcgtgccggtcCATCGTATGATTCCTCACCCTTGTGCAATCTTAGGCTGTGCTCAACGGACATGCCATACCTCATACCCTATATCTCGTAGTCGTCCCTACGTCGTGTATATTCAACTAATGCCATGGATTGCTCGCAGAATCGGCAGTGCGATAAGGGAAATAAGCGGTGCGGTGTTGTGGAATTAAAGTGTCGGACGCCGGGGTTCAGTCACGACCAACACCACGCACGGGACCCAACGATGAGTGGACGGTTTGTGCGTTCGTCCAAGTACCGGTACGTAGTGCGGCATGGCATGGCTGACTGATAGCCATGTGTACGGAAACCCTGCGAAGAAGGAGCAGTCCTATGACAATGTCAAGGTGCGTAGCGCAAACTGACCCAGGTCTCGAACAACGTACGTTTACTCCACTGACCTAGGCATGGGACACGAATCTCTTGGAAGCCAACGGCGAGTTTCTCTCGGTGAACTGGAACGTGTCGGGAGGCGGCGCATTTGCGCTGATTCCGCTCACGCGCCCGGGGAAGCTTCCCGATCTGTACCCCGTCTGCCGCGGCCACACtgcggccgtgctcgacacgTCGTTCAGCCCGTTTGACGACCACGTCGTGGCGAGTGGTGGCGACGATGCACAGGTCTCGATCTGGAAGGTGTCGCCCGaagaggtcgtcgagcgcctcgacaacAACAAGGACGGCGCCCTGGAGGACTTTaagccgctcgcgacctttgccggcggccgccgccgtgtcGGCCAGGTGCAGTTCCATCCGACGGCCTCTAACGTGCTTGCCGCTGCGACCGGCGACCACGCGATCAAGCTCTTTGACACCGAGAAGCAAAAGGCCCAGATCGAGCTCACGGGCTTCACCGACTCGATCCAGTCGATGACCTTTGACTGGACCGGAAGCACGATCGCGGCGACATGCCGTGACCGCAAGCTGCGTCTCTTTgacacgcgcacgcccaaGGCGGTGCACACGGTGGATGGTCACGGCGGCATCAAGGGTGCGCGCGCTGTTTGGTGCGGCGATAAGCCGCGTCTGATCACGTCGGGCTTCAGCAAGATGTCGGAGCGCCAAATGTTCCTGTGGGACGTTGCGCAGCCCGCCAAGCCGCTCAAGACCGTGTCTCTGGACAGCAGCAACGGTATCATTATGCCGTTCTGGAGCGACAACAACGTCGTCTTTTTGGCCGGCAAGGGCGACGGCAACATCCGTTACTACGAGCTGGAGTCGGACGAGATCCACTACCTGGCCGAGTACAAGTCGGTCGAGCCGCAGAGCGGCATGGCGTTCTTGCCCCGCCGCTCGCTCAACGTCGACGAGAACGAGATCGCGCGTGCATACAAGGTGACGAGCAGCATGGTCCAGCCCGTGTCGTTCTACGTgccgcgcaaggccgaCTCGTTCCAGGCGGATATCTTCCCTCTGGCGCAGTCGAACAAGCCGGCGCTGACCGCGGACGAATTCTTTGTCGATAAGGAGACCAAGACGCCAAACCTGCTGGACTTTGAGAACAAGTCGATCATTACCGGCGATGCGACAaagccgacgctcgacgcctCCGAGGCCGCTAGCAGTGCTgctgccgaggccaaggagaaggaggacgcggcgaAGGAGAAGGAAAAGGCCGCGAAGGAAAAGGAGGAGAAGGTGAAGGAGGAGAAGGCGGTGAAGGaggccaagaaggaggaggccaagaaggaggGGGAGAAGGAGGACAAGGAGAAGGAGGTTCAGGCCAAGGAGAAGGAGCagaaggagaaggagcagaaggagaaggaggccaaggccgccaaggagaaggaggacAAGGAAAAGAAGGACaaggaggccaaggacAAGGAAgagaaggagaagaaggacaaGGAGACTGCCCATAAGGAAGAGTCCTCCCCGACTGCGGCCCTTGCTGGCGCGGGTGCgggtgccgccgccgccgccgcgaccgccgcttcgtcctcgtccgcctcgccgtccgGCCCTGCTGCCACGTCCTCCGCAACCACCGATGCCTCTGCCGAGATCGAGGACCTGAAAGCGCAGATTGCCGAACGCGATACACGCATTCGTGAACTCGAGATGGAGAACTTGAAGTACGTGCCCCCGCCTAACCCAGACTCCGCACGAACCACCAACGTGTCCGCGACATGTTCCTTAGCACGCAGTAAGTAGATGGCCCATGCGAGACACGTGATGCTTCTTCGACGATGAGCGATCCGGCCGTGCGGCAAGCGtaccgccgcctgctgcgcgccgcgtccgcatCGGTCCGCTTCTCACGCCCTGCGACGCGGAGCCTACGCAAGCTCCTGCGTGAGGATATCGAGGTGCCAGCGTCGGGGCCGTACGCTGAGCATACCATGGCGCTCTTTCTGTTTGCATCCTTGTATGCGCGCCCTGTGCATGGCCCCTGCCAAGAGGGTGGGGGGCTATGGCGCCCTGAtagcacctcgcgcgccgcgcaccttgCACACAACCTCACAGCGAACCTTGCGTCGCTGACCTACCATCACCTGTCGCCCAATACCCCcatgcagcgcaagcgcgccggcggcacgccgagcagcacaGCGGCACGCAAGCAATCGGTcgtgaccgaggcgctATCTGCTCTGGACGATACGTCGTCCGAGCCTACGTCGACGCAGCatgtcgacgtgctgcgcgtgctCCCCAAACCCGTGCGGGGCCCGGCCGGTTTCAAGCCGGTGTACTGGGACGCCCAGCACCCCGAAAAGCACCTGCGTGCAAGCAGTGCAGCCGAGCTTGAGGCGCTGCAAACGCGGCTTAccgagctggccgagcaGTACGCCGCActcaccgaggcgcacggcccCAAGGACAAGCGCACAATTGACGCAAAAGCGCGCATGGTCGACCTGCGTGGCTCGCTCAAAGGCatgcgcaaggccgaggtgAACCGCCACGCAGAAGAAGAGCTCGCTGCACGCCCAAAGCGCGCGCTCTACGACCTGGTCCAAGGGCTCGCAGCGAGCGAGTCGCTGTGGCTCGGTGTGCCGCGCTGGACGCGGTGGATGAACGGCGAGTACCTTGCCCCGTAGCTATCTAGTTATGCACCTCATAGTCCTCGGCAGCGACCTGGGCCCAGCGCGAGCCCGGGCGCGTGAGTGTCTGGCCGTAGGCGACCTCCATCGGGTGCAGACGCttgccgacgaggatgagcgtgtgcagcggctcgcccCAGAACGCAattgcgcggcgcaccgcacgcgcctcgcggcgctcatcCATCTCCTTCTCGCTGGCGGTGGGGTTCTCCTCCTCGTACGCGTCGTCCTCCTTTTCGTCGGCCGCCCGCTCCTCGGCGGTCGGCTCGGTGTACGagaggagctcggcgagggtgccggcgacgatgagctcgccgcggcgcccgccttCGGCGTCTGCGCCCATGCGGCAGAGCGCCACGGCAAGCGTGCGGTCGGGGTCGAGGTAGTCGACTTTGTGCTCTTTAGCTGCGGCGAGCACCTGCCGAATCAGCTGGGGAATCAGCATATACCGCGGCGGCTGGTAGCGGACGATGCCCCTGTATaagtcgcgcgacgtaccggcTCATGTCTTCGATGctctgctcgcgcaccttgATGTCGCTCAGGCACAGCGTGTGCAGGCCAAGCCCCATGTTCTCaccgatgcgctcgagccacGAGTCCGGGTGCCAGTCCTCGGTCCAGAACGGTACACTGATCGTCTGGCCAAAGTTGTAGCCAGCGAggccgctcgagccgagcgcggtGGTGATCGACGCATTGTGGATGATGCGGACGTcgaccggcgtcggcgcgctcgcgcccggcgcctggaacgtgcgtgcgcgcataATCAGGTCCGagtgcgtcgtcgccgacagcgggtcgccgacgaccaggAACGCGACGTTGCccgtgtgcgccgcaagcaggatatcgtccgcctcgagctccaccgtctcgcggtgcgcgagcgtcacTTCTTTTTCGTAGAGTTTTTCCTGGGTTAGCGAGGAGACGTACCATGCGCGCTTTAAAGTCATCGACAAAGAGTATGCTCGTGTACGACTCGAGGTACACGCGGCTGCACGACTGCACCGCACGCAGTCCTTTCAACGTAATGTCCTGCTCATCCGCCAGGCCCAGGCCGATCAGAAAAAGCACCATGGTGTGGAGAATTGGCCGCATTTCGCCTCCACTACGATGGCGACGCAACGCCTCCGGCGgaagctcgagcgcgacggcgcgccggagcgTGTGAACCTGGGCGAGAGTTTCGTGACAGTACGTCGACAATCTGACACAGTACGGTACACCGCTGCCTGCCCTCAATGAGCACGGAAAAGACAAGAACGAGTACAAGCCGGTCTGGCAGCAGGAGGCCTACGACGAGAaagggcgccgccgcttccACGGCGCGTTCACCGGCGGTTTTTCGGCTGGATACTTTAACACGGTAGGATCAAAGGAGGGATGGACACCGTCGTCGTTCAAGTCGTCACGAAAgtcgcgcgcaggcgcgtcggcgcagcgcccagAAGACTTtatggacgacgaggacctcgccgagctaAACAGCGCCTCGAAGCTCATCACCACCGATGCGTACGCACAGCACGAGAAGGCGAGCGACCCCTTCATGAACATCCTCCAGCCGAGCGCAGAGGGGAACGTCCAGGCAAGCTCGTCGCACATGGgccaggcgctcctgcgccgcatgggCTGGAAACCCGGCCAAGGCATCGGGCCGCTCGTGtcgcacacgcgccgcgagcagctgcgcacgctgctccgtggcctgcacctcgcgcccgcgcgcgATGCAGAAGAGGACCacagcgaggcggcgcggcacaaGTTTCCCCCGCCCGATAcccagctcgtgcagctccCCGACAACCGCGAGAAGCGCGGCCTGGGCTCGGCGAAAGGCGCGTCCGCACTCCAAGACGCGCTGCAACGCTTCCACCACGAAAAagagacgcagcgcaccgtcgGTACGTACTCCTCCTAACACAGGCATGTCGGGCATggacagcgacgacgaggaccaCGTAtacagcgcgccgcaggatATCCGCGACTCGACGCTCGGTCGGGGGGAtacgctgcgcatcggcgagcagcCTCCAAAAGCGGAAGagtcgccggcgctcgcgcaggaacAGTGGCACGACGGCCGTCCGCTCGTCAAGGGAttcgtgctcggcaagccGATCGACGCCCCGAAAGTCTGGTTCcacgcgccgtcggtgcCAAAGGACTGGCAGCCGGATCCCCGACGTGTCTGGGCCCAGAgcgagaagcgcgaggccgaggcaccgaagcacgccgccgaccgcggccgcatcctcggcgaggcgaaACTGCcggggccgccgcctgcgatcgccgcgtacctcggcgagaaggcggcgcagcgcatgcagGCCGCGACACttccgcccgcgccgcccaagccACTGCACGTCCCTGCGCTGGATGCAGAGACAGCTGTacgtgcgctcgagaacTTTGTGCcggtcggcagcgacacGGAGAAGCACGAGCGGTACAAGGCGTATCTACAAGCCTATGCAAACCACACGACCTATACCCCTCCCGATGGCGTCGTgcaggacgagctcgacgagttcttcgagacggccgagcgccaccgCCCGGTGCGTGGCGCAATGGCGAGCCGCTtcacctcgagcacgctgcTCCAGCCCGATACACCGGGAACGGGCGGCCTGATGGGCACCGAGGAGGCGCGTGCACaagcgcccgcgccggtcgcggcTGCACagctgccgcgcacgccggcacAGGAAGCGGCACGAGCCGGCGACTTTGGCGACCGCACACGCACCGTGACGCGGTACGTGCCCCCAAAGCTGTTGtgcaagcgcctcggcgtcgccccGCCGTACACCGAGCCGGAGCAGgacgacacgcagcgcgtcctcgACAAGTTTGGGGCCGCACCCGAGCCCACACCCGAGGCGGATGCCGAGCCCGAGTTTGTCTTTGTGCCGCACTCGGAGGCGGCCGAacaggcggccgaggaagAGTACCAGGAGGCACGTCCCTCCCTCGACCTGTTCAAGGCCGTTTTTgagtcggacgacgacgacgacgagccgacCGCTCCCCGCAAGCGCAAGACGGACGCGAGCAAGCCCAAGAAGAAGGCCAAggaccgccgcgtcgggcCGCTGACCTTTGAcctggacgacgacgaggccggcggcgctccgcccGTCCCcctccagcgccgcgacgcgcccccgATCGCCCGGCCACGTGCCTCCGATCTATTCGAATAATGTTCGTAGCCCCACACGATGGACAAAGGGAAGCAGGCGTCGGGCAgtggcggcgcacgcaaggcggcgggcgccggcaTTGGCGACGAGCTACGTAGTATGCTTGCGGACCAAGGCAAAggcacgagcagcgccgccggcggcgcgatgATGCAggaggcgatgcgcgatATGCAGatcagcgacgcgcccgcgtCGTCTGCCGGCAAGTTCCGCGAGACGAatacgcgctcgcgcacgcctacggcgctcgacgcagaGTACTCTGCATTCCAAGGGCGTGAGCCGGTGACGGACCGTATCGCGCCGAATGCCAATGTCGACTTTATGGAAAAAGCATGGCACTCGTCcgtggcgccggcgccggcgccgcagcctgCCGCGCAAGTGCCGCagccggccgcgcagccgacGCAGCCTGTCGCGCAGCCGACGCCCGCGCGTGCTCCGGACCTGCAGGCCGATGCAAGCAACTTCCTCTCGGCCCTcaacgccgaggcgcccgagccggacGCCATCGACCAGCCCCAAGCGCCGGTGCTGAACGTGGCGCTGATCGACGAGTGGCGCCCTccctcgccgtcgcacgGCTCGGTGATGAGCCACGAGCAGTACGCGatgcacgagcgcctcgcgatGCTGCAGACGGGCGTGAACACCGAGCAGCCCTACCGCCAGGCGGAAGGTATCGCGCCTCctgccgacgacgccgcgctgagCGAAGGCGTCTATGCCCCGACGCCccaagcggcgctcgcgaacGTGTGggatgcgcagcaggcgcgtgccgcgcatgTCCAGCAGTTCCGTGAGGACGAAAAGACGAAGCCTATTAGCGGCCCGTCCTATACCAAGATCCGGGGCCAGGAGGTGGTCGACAAGCTGCGTGGGTGGCTCGTCCGCGAGGGCTACACTGGTGAGGTGTACGGCCTGCCGCCGATGGTGATGCGCACGTTTGGCGAGGCGACCGCCGAGGCGAACAATgagcaggacgaggagcgccgcgccaaggcgatccgccgcctcgatgcCTTGTACCGCCACCTGtctgcgccgtcgcacaCCTCGCGCGGTCCTGCGGATATGGTCATGGAAGATTGGCTACAAAAACATAGCGAGTAGCTacagcgcaagcgccttgTTGGCCATAGCCAGCGCGCCCTCCTTGGTCGCGTTGCCGCCGATAAAGCCCGACTGGTGAACAAAGACGCAGCCCGGAATGCCGCTGATCGTGctcagctcctcgtcgcggatGCCG
This region of Malassezia japonica chromosome 8, complete sequence genomic DNA includes:
- a CDS encoding uncharacterized protein (EggNog:ENOG503PI1G); this encodes MDKGKQASGSGGARKAAGAGIGDELRSMLADQGKGTSSAAGGAMMQEAMRDMQISDAPASSAGKFRETNTRSRTPTALDAEYSAFQGREPVTDRIAPNANVDFMEKAWHSSVAPAPAPQPAAQVPQPAAQPTQPVAQPTPARAPDLQADASNFLSALNAEAPEPDAIDQPQAPVLNVALIDEWRPPSPSHGSVMSHEQYAMHERLAMLQTGVNTEQPYRQAEGIAPPADDAALSEGVYAPTPQAALANVWDAQQARAAHVQQFREDEKTKPISGPSYTKIRGQEVVDKLRGWLVREGYTGEVYGLPPMVMRTFGEATAEANNEQDEERRAKAIRRLDALYRHLSAPSHTSRGPADMVMEDWLQKHSE
- the DPH5 gene encoding diphthine methyl ester synthase (BUSCO:EOG09263JW5; EggNog:ENOG503NW84; COG:J); the protein is MVLFLIGLGLADEQDITLKGLRAVQSCSRVYLESYTSILFVDDFKARMEKLYEKEVTLAHRETVELEADDILLAAHTGNVAFLVVGDPLSATTHSDLIMRARTFQAPGASAPTPVDVRIIHNASITTALGSSGLAGYNFGQTISVPFWTEDWHPDSWLERIGENMGLGLHTLCLSDIKVREQSIEDMSRGIVRYQPPRYMLIPQLIRQVLAAAKEHKVDYLDPDRTLAVALCRMGADAEGGRRGELIVAGTLAELLSYTEPTAEERAADEKEDDAYEEENPTASEKEMDERREARAVRRAIAFWGEPLHTLILVGKRLHPMEVAYGQTLTRPGSRWAQVAAEDYEVHN
- a CDS encoding uncharacterized protein (EggNog:ENOG503P5KV; COG:A), which produces MSTGRKAGLAALTESAQKNNPVLKKKPTPVRRPAPRKRPEKRQKVEFDESARHEFLTGFSKRKQQRKQAAQENRQARIREELKDSRRAAIEARREQAAENVRAERRAYGLLSDDEEEAEPMHEEHDFENEERRAHVTVQEFDVDADWHAPPPPKVTEQLPPSSRRAARKEAAVAPQKPKAAPNPKRPSGSLTAILEPDVVNAAHYLPIEEAPKPAPAKRAHTYLSAAERMQERKAQREHNHKQAELRRESNRARAKSGPKKKISTTGQRRK
- the CRN1 gene encoding Coronin-like protein crn1 (COG:Z; EggNog:ENOG503NUSH; BUSCO:EOG092627F1), whose amino-acid sequence is MISDTALSTVSNVLGSGAMVLIVAYHVLAVSTKRQVDTMSDAAARHNHVYGNPAKKEQSYDNVKVSNNAWDTNLLEANGEFLSVNWNVSGGGAFALIPLTRPGKLPDLYPVCRGHTAAVLDTSFSPFDDHVVASGGDDAQVSIWKVSPEEVVERLDNNKDGALEDFKPLATFAGGRRRVGQVQFHPTASNVLAAATGDHAIKLFDTEKQKAQIELTGFTDSIQSMTFDWTGSTIAATCRDRKLRLFDTRTPKAVHTVDGHGGIKGARAVWCGDKPRLITSGFSKMSERQMFLWDVAQPAKPLKTVSLDSSNGIIMPFWSDNNVVFLAGKGDGNIRYYELESDEIHYLAEYKSVEPQSGMAFLPRRSLNVDENEIARAYKVTSSMVQPVSFYVPRKADSFQADIFPLAQSNKPALTADEFFVDKETKTPNLLDFENKSIITGDATKPTLDASEAASSAAAEAKEKEDAAKEKEKAAKEKEEKVKEEKAVKEAKKEEAKKEGEKEDKEKEVQAKEKEQKEKEQKEKEAKAAKEKEDKEKKDKEAKDKEEKEKKDKETAHKEESSPTAALAGAGAGAAAAAATAASSSSASPSGPAATSSATTDASAEIEDLKAQIAERDTRIRELEMENLKLRTNHQRVRDMFLSTQ
- a CDS encoding uncharacterized protein (EggNog:ENOG503PKZY), giving the protein MSDPAVRQAYRRLLRAALRKLLREDIEVPASGPYAEHTMALFLFASLYARPVHGPCQEGGGLWRPDSTSRAAHLAHNLTANLASLTYHHLSPNTPMQRKRAGGTPSSTAARKQSVVTEALSALDDTSSEPTSTQHVDVLRVLPKPVRGPAGFKPVYWDAQHPEKHLRASSAAELEALQTRLTELAEQYAALTEAHGPKDKRTIDAKARMVDLRGSLKGMRKAEVNRHAEEELAARPKRALYDLVQGLAASESLWLGVPRWTRWMNGEYLAP
- a CDS encoding uncharacterized protein (EggNog:ENOG503NUN1; COG:A); translated protein: MATQRLRRKLERDGAPERVNLGESFVTYGTPLPALNEHGKDKNEYKPVWQQEAYDEKGRRRFHGAFTGGFSAGYFNTVGSKEGWTPSSFKSSRKSRAGASAQRPEDFMDDEDLAELNSASKLITTDAYAQHEKASDPFMNILQPSAEGNVQASSSHMGQALLRRMGWKPGQGIGPLVSHTRREQLRTLLRGLHLAPARDAEEDHSEAARHKFPPPDTQLVQLPDNREKRGLGSAKGASALQDALQRFHHEKETQRTVGMSGMDSDDEDHVYSAPQDIRDSTLGRGDTLRIGEQPPKAEESPALAQEQWHDGRPLVKGFVLGKPIDAPKVWFHAPSVPKDWQPDPRRVWAQSEKREAEAPKHAADRGRILGEAKLPGPPPAIAAYLGEKAAQRMQAATLPPAPPKPLHVPALDAETAVRALENFVPVGSDTEKHERYKAYLQAYANHTTYTPPDGVVQDELDEFFETAERHRPVRGAMASRFTSSTLLQPDTPGTGGLMGTEEARAQAPAPVAAAQLPRTPAQEAARAGDFGDRTRTVTRYVPPKLLCKRLGVAPPYTEPEQDDTQRVLDKFGAAPEPTPEADAEPEFVFVPHSEAAEQAAEEEYQEARPSLDLFKAVFESDDDDDEPTAPRKRKTDASKPKKKAKDRRVGPLTFDLDDDEAGGAPPVPLQRRDAPPIARPRASDLFE